A single window of Salvia splendens isolate huo1 chromosome 6, SspV2, whole genome shotgun sequence DNA harbors:
- the LOC121806897 gene encoding plant UBX domain-containing protein 7-like isoform X2, with translation MESVLSAVDQQRLVSSFLEIAIGQTADTARQFLQATSWNFEEAIQLYFIGNEGRAGQPPASFPPMGNDFPPHDSENELGRSDDKDGVRAPLPVKRDVLYDSPMLYGTRTGDSSQGTPSVVPFRNFQEEMKRPGVWEAEQGSSSSVPDKIQDNLASLYRPPFAIMYHGPFEKAKDHARVQNKWLLVNMQSTKEFSSHMLNRDTWANEAVAQTIKTNFIFWQVYDDTEEGSKVCTYYKLDSIPVIMVIDPITGQKMRSWRGMIQPQNMLEDLLQFMDGSPSDLHVSHSHKRSRESSKSPIPRPQPTTAADNNNENDEDLQRALAMSMDDQKEIDTKSDHPNKVDDATAEPQVKRPTYLPLPEEPKGDRNLLCMVGVRLPDGRRIRRNFLRTDPVQLLWSFCSLELKEDSNRPFRLSQAIPGASKTLDFNVISTFEESGLANSMISVTWE, from the exons ATGGAGAGCGTGTTATCTGCTGTGGATCAGCAGAGATTGGTTTCCTCCTTTTTGGAGATCGCAATCGGCCAAACAGCCGACACTGCTCGCCAGTTCCTTCAG GCTACAAGCTGGAATTTTGAGGAAGCTATTCAACTCTATTTCATTGGCAATGAAGGCAGGGCAGGTCAACCTCCTGCATCTTTTCCaccaatgggaaatgattttccTCCGCATGATTCGGAGAATGAGTTGGGTCGTTCAGATGACAAAGATGGTGTGCGGGCACCTTTACCTGTGAAAAGAGATGTTCTTTATGACAGTCCGATGCTTTATGG AACACGAACGGGTGATTCATCACAAGGAACTCCTTCTGTAGTTCCATTCCGCAATTTTCAGGAGGAGATGAAGCGACCTGGAGTCTGGGAAGCAGAACAAGGTTCTTCGTCTTCTGTTCCAGATAAAATTCAGGATAATCTTGCCTCCTTATATCGTCCTCCATTTGCTATAATGTACCATGGCCCCTTTGAAAAG GCTAAAGATCATGCAAGAGTTCAGAACAAATGGCTCCTTGTCAACATGCAGTCCACTAAGGAATTTAGCTCCCATATG CTTAACCGTGACACTTGGGCAAATGAAGCTGTTGCTCAGACTATCAAGACAAACTTCATTTTCTGGCAG GTATATGACGATACTGAAGAGGGGAGCAAAGTTTGTACTTACTACAAATTAGACTCTATTCCGGTCATTATGGTGATCGATCCCATAACAGGTCAAAAAATGCGTTCTTGGCGTGGAATGATTCAACCACAAAACATGCTGGAG GATCTGTTACAATTTATGGATGGCAGCCCCTCAGATCTTCATGTCAGTCACTCTCATAAACGATCCAGAGAAAGCTCAAAGTCTCCTATTCCACGTCCTCAACCAACTACAG CTGCAGATAACAATAATGAGAATGACGAAGACCTGCAGAGAGCGCTGGCTATGTCTATGGATGATCAGAAGGAGATTGATACAAAATCAGATCACCCCAACAAAGTGGATGATGCCACTGCTGAACCGCAAGTTAAGAGGCCAACTTATTTACCTTTGCCTGAAGAGCCCAAAGGTGACAGGAATCTGCTTTGTATGGTTGGAGTACGTCTCCCTGATGGGCGCAGAATCCGGAGGAACTTCCTTCGCACTGATCCAGTTCAG CTGCTATGGTCATTCTGCTCCTTGGAGCTGAAGGAAGACAGTAACCGGCCATTTCGCCTGAGCCAAGCTATTCCCGGTGCATCAAAAACATTGGATTTCAATGTCATTTCAACATTTGAGGAATCGGGGCTTGCCAACTCTATGATTTCGGTAACTTGGGAATGA
- the LOC121806897 gene encoding plant UBX domain-containing protein 7-like isoform X1 — protein MESVLSAVDQQRLVSSFLEIAIGQTADTARQFLQATSWNFEEAIQLYFIGNEGRAGQPPASFPPMGNDFPPHDSENELGRSDDKDGVRAPLPVKRDVLYDSPMLYGRTRTGDSSQGTPSVVPFRNFQEEMKRPGVWEAEQGSSSSVPDKIQDNLASLYRPPFAIMYHGPFEKAKDHARVQNKWLLVNMQSTKEFSSHMLNRDTWANEAVAQTIKTNFIFWQVYDDTEEGSKVCTYYKLDSIPVIMVIDPITGQKMRSWRGMIQPQNMLEDLLQFMDGSPSDLHVSHSHKRSRESSKSPIPRPQPTTAADNNNENDEDLQRALAMSMDDQKEIDTKSDHPNKVDDATAEPQVKRPTYLPLPEEPKGDRNLLCMVGVRLPDGRRIRRNFLRTDPVQLLWSFCSLELKEDSNRPFRLSQAIPGASKTLDFNVISTFEESGLANSMISVTWE, from the exons ATGGAGAGCGTGTTATCTGCTGTGGATCAGCAGAGATTGGTTTCCTCCTTTTTGGAGATCGCAATCGGCCAAACAGCCGACACTGCTCGCCAGTTCCTTCAG GCTACAAGCTGGAATTTTGAGGAAGCTATTCAACTCTATTTCATTGGCAATGAAGGCAGGGCAGGTCAACCTCCTGCATCTTTTCCaccaatgggaaatgattttccTCCGCATGATTCGGAGAATGAGTTGGGTCGTTCAGATGACAAAGATGGTGTGCGGGCACCTTTACCTGTGAAAAGAGATGTTCTTTATGACAGTCCGATGCTTTATGG CAGAACACGAACGGGTGATTCATCACAAGGAACTCCTTCTGTAGTTCCATTCCGCAATTTTCAGGAGGAGATGAAGCGACCTGGAGTCTGGGAAGCAGAACAAGGTTCTTCGTCTTCTGTTCCAGATAAAATTCAGGATAATCTTGCCTCCTTATATCGTCCTCCATTTGCTATAATGTACCATGGCCCCTTTGAAAAG GCTAAAGATCATGCAAGAGTTCAGAACAAATGGCTCCTTGTCAACATGCAGTCCACTAAGGAATTTAGCTCCCATATG CTTAACCGTGACACTTGGGCAAATGAAGCTGTTGCTCAGACTATCAAGACAAACTTCATTTTCTGGCAG GTATATGACGATACTGAAGAGGGGAGCAAAGTTTGTACTTACTACAAATTAGACTCTATTCCGGTCATTATGGTGATCGATCCCATAACAGGTCAAAAAATGCGTTCTTGGCGTGGAATGATTCAACCACAAAACATGCTGGAG GATCTGTTACAATTTATGGATGGCAGCCCCTCAGATCTTCATGTCAGTCACTCTCATAAACGATCCAGAGAAAGCTCAAAGTCTCCTATTCCACGTCCTCAACCAACTACAG CTGCAGATAACAATAATGAGAATGACGAAGACCTGCAGAGAGCGCTGGCTATGTCTATGGATGATCAGAAGGAGATTGATACAAAATCAGATCACCCCAACAAAGTGGATGATGCCACTGCTGAACCGCAAGTTAAGAGGCCAACTTATTTACCTTTGCCTGAAGAGCCCAAAGGTGACAGGAATCTGCTTTGTATGGTTGGAGTACGTCTCCCTGATGGGCGCAGAATCCGGAGGAACTTCCTTCGCACTGATCCAGTTCAG CTGCTATGGTCATTCTGCTCCTTGGAGCTGAAGGAAGACAGTAACCGGCCATTTCGCCTGAGCCAAGCTATTCCCGGTGCATCAAAAACATTGGATTTCAATGTCATTTCAACATTTGAGGAATCGGGGCTTGCCAACTCTATGATTTCGGTAACTTGGGAATGA
- the LOC121806604 gene encoding alpha-galactosidase 1-like, translated as MGSSSLVVRTCSFLIMCAVITASSSSDSGALSRRNLLGNGIGSTPPMGWNSWNHFNCMIDEKIIKETADALVSTGLAKLGYNYVNIDDCWAELERDSKGSMVPKNSTFPSGIKALSDYVHSKGLKLGIYSDAGYLTCSKKMPGSLGHEEIDAKTFASWGIDYLKYDNCNNGGIKPTLRYPVMTRALMNTGRPIFLSLCEWGDMHPALWGYTVGNSWRTTNDISDNWDSMVSRADQNEVYAEYARPGGWNDPDMLEVGNGGMTKNEYIVHFSIWAISKAPLLIGCDVRNISKDTMEIIANKEVIALNQDRLGVQAKKVRMEGDWEVWSGPLSHYRIAVLLLNRGSVATTITAHWDDIGISPATYVKARDLWEHKTLTSTFTGNLTATIDSHACKLFVLKPIY; from the exons ATGGGCTCTTCATCACTTGTTGTTAGGACTTGCTCCTTCCTAATCATGTGTGCTGTAATAACAGCATCTTCTTCATCAGATTCCGGCGCCTTAAGCCGCCGGAATCTTCTTGGAAATGGCATTGGTTCCACCCCTCCAATGGG ATGGAATAGTTGGAATCATTTTAACTGTATGATTGATGAGAAGATCATCAAAGAAACTG CTGATGCCCTTGTCTCAACTGGCCTTGCTAAATTGGGATACAATTATGTCAACATag ATGATTGCTGGGCTGAACTCGAACGTGACAGCAAG GGAAGCATGGTGCCTAAAAATTCAACATTTCCTTCTGGAATTAAGGCCTTATCTGATTATGTCCATAGCAAAGGTCTTAAGCTAGGAATCTACTCAGATGCAGg ATACTTGACTTGCAGCAAGAAAATGCCCGGTTCGCTCGGGCACGAGGAGATCGACGCTAAAACCTTTGCCTCATGG GGAATTGATTATCTCAAGTATGACAACTGCAACAATGGTGGCATTAAACCAACTCTGAG GTATCCAGTGATGACCCGGGCTCTGATGAATACGGGGAGGCCCATCTTCTTGTCGCTATGCGAGTGGGGGGATATGCACCCGGCGCTGTGGGGCTACACCGTGGGGAACAGCTGGCGAACGACTAACGACATTTCGGATAATTGGGACAGCATGGTGTCAAGGGCTGATCAGAATGAGGTTTATGCAGAGTATGCTAGGCCTGGTGGATGGAATG ATCCGGACATGCTTGAGGTTGGGAATGGAGGAATGACCAAGAATGAGTACATTGTTCATTTTAGTATTTGGGCTATTTCTAAG GCACCATTGCTTATAGGTTGTGATGTGAGAAATATAAGCAAAGATACCATGGAGATTATAGCCAATAAGGAGGTCATTGCACTCAATCAAG ACAGGCTAGGTGTTCAGGCCAAGAAGGTTAGGATGGAAGGTGATTGGGAG GTGTGGTCCGGGCCGCTTTCGCACTACAGAATAGCCGTGTTGCTGCTTAACCGAGGCTCCGTGGCTACTACGATCACAGCCCATTGGGACGACATAGGCATCTCCCCGGCTACTTATGTCAAAGCCAGAGACCTTTGGGAG CACAAGACTCTGACTTCAACATTTACAGGAAATTTGACAGCAACTATAGATTCTCATGCTTGCAAGTTGTTTGTATTGAAGCCTATTTATTGA
- the LOC121809591 gene encoding pyruvate kinase, cytosolic isozyme, which produces MANVDFEGILKGQASDDIRVPKTKIVCTLGPASRTVPMLEKLLRAGMNVARFNFSHGTHEYHQETLDNLKIAMHNTQILAAVMLDTKGPEIRTGFLKDAKPIQLKEGQEITITTDYTIKGDEEMISMSYKKLPIDLKPGNTILCADGTITFHVLSCDPAAGTVRCRCENTAMLGERKNVNLPGVVVDLPTLTDKDKEDILEWGVPNNIDMIALSFVRKGSDLVNVRKVLGPHSKRIQLMSKVENQEGVINFDEILRETDSFMVARGDLGMEIPVEKIFLAQKMMIYKCNLAGKPVVTATQMLESMIKSPRPTRAEATDVANAVLDGTDCVMLSGESAAGAYPELAVKIMSRICVEAESSLDYGAIFKAMIKSTPLPMSPLESLASSAVRTANKARAKLIVVMTRGGSTAKLVAKYRPAVPILSVVVPLLTTDSFDWSVSDESPARQSLVYRGLIPVLAEGSAKATDTESTEVILQGALKFATARGLCQPGDAVVALHRIGAASVIKICLVK; this is translated from the exons ATGGCGAACGTAGACTTCGAGGGGATCTTGAAGGGGCAGGCAAGTGATGATATTAGGGTTCCAAAGACGAAGATCGTGTGCACCCTGGGGCCGGCTTCTAGAACGGTGCCGATGCTGGAGAAGCTGCTTCGAGCTGGGATGAACGTTGCTCGTTTCAACTTCTCACACGGCACCCATGAATACCACCAGGAAACGCTCGACAACCTCAAGATTGCTATGCACAACACTCAGATCCTCGCTGCTGTCATGCTCGACACCAAG GGCCCCGAGATTCGAACCGGTTTCCTCAAGGATGCAAAGCCAATTCAACTCAAGGAAGGCCAGGAAATAACTATAACCACTGATTACACCATAAAAGGAGATGAGGAGATGATCTCCATGAGTTACAAAAAGCTTCCCATCGACTTGAAACCCGGAAACACTATTCTGTGTGCGGACGGTACCATCACATTTCACGTGTTGTCATGTGACCCTGCTGCTGGAACTGTGAGATGTCGGTGCGAGAACACGGCTATGCTCGGTGAGAGGAAAAACGTCAACTTGCCTGGTGTGGTTGTGGATCTTCCCACGCTTACGGATAAGGACAAGGAAGACATCCTCGAATGGGGCGTTCCTAATAACATCGATATGATTGCTCTGTCATTCGTGCGCAAGGGATCTGATCTCGTTAATGTCAGGAAGGTCCTCGGCCCTCATTCCAAGCGTATTCAGTTGATGTCAAAG GTTGAGAACCAAGAGGGGGTTATCAATTTCGATGAAATCCTCCGCGAGACTGACTCGTTCATGGTTGCTCGTGGCGATCTCGGGATGGAAATCCCGGTCGAGAAGATATTCCTCGCGCAGAAGATGATGATCTACAAGTGCAACCTTGCGGGCAAACCCGTCGTGACCGCCACGCAGATGCTCGAGTCCATGATCAAGTCTCCGAGGCCGACCCGTGCCGAGGCGACCGACGTGGCCAACGCCGTCCTGGACGGCACTGACTGCGTGATGCTCAGCGGGGAGAGCGCCGCGGGGGCCTACCCCGAGCTCGCTGTGAAGATCATGTCCCGGATCTGCGTCGAAGCCGAGTCCTCTCTCGACTATGGGGCGATCTTCAAGGCGATGATCAAGTCGACCCCGCTGCCGATGAGCCCGCTGGAGTCGCTCGCCTCGTCCGCCGTGCGCACGGCGAACAAGGCGAGGGCGAAGCTGATCGTCGTGATGACGCGCGGCGGGTCGACGGCGAAGCTGGTGGCGAAGTACCGGCCGGCGGTCCCGATCCTGTCGGTGGTCGTCCCGCTTCTGACGACGGACTCGTTCGATTGGTCGGTGAGCGACGAGTCCCCGGCGAGGCAGAGCCTGGTGTACCGAGGGCTGATCCCCGTTCTTGCAGAAGGGTCGGCGAAAGCAACGGATACCGAGTCGACCGAGGTCATTCTTCAAGGGGCGCTGAAGTTTGCGACCGCGAGAGGGCTCTGCCAGCCCGGCGACGCCGTCGTCGCCCTCCACCGTATCGGGGCGGCTTCGGTGATCAAGATTTGCTTGGTCAAGTAA